Proteins found in one Coffea eugenioides isolate CCC68of chromosome 5, Ceug_1.0, whole genome shotgun sequence genomic segment:
- the LOC113772217 gene encoding disease resistance protein RPM1-like, which produces MADGAVNYLLDKLTTILLQNASVLGNARNEIEKIKLELETMKSFLRDAERRKERSESVETWVRQVREVAIEVENTIDEFIYYNGTKAKKNGLKDFVQETMNLPRKLTVMRRLSSEMQSINAKVLEVSEKRSKRYAFDAKFDEERTINLPTDWLQHLGESSVFADEDDIVGIDENKARLYHWLTGNEQRRTVVSIVGMGGLGKTTLVTKVFNDQVIKRHFDSLAWISVSQAHQIEGLLRSMVKEFLKTEQAMIPRNLGSMNYRQLMEMLIEYLHNRRYLVVLDDVWSIDLWSRIRGAFPVNLCGSRIVLTTRDENVAMSVGPGSRVHRLEPLQEHDAWTLFCTKAFWNGCVHQCPPELEALAKAILRKCEGLPLAIVAIGGLMCSKSKTAIEWKKVHDSLNWQFSYNPLLERVKGILMMSFNDLPFYLKYCFLYCCIFPDGYLIKRKKLIRLWIAEGFILERKGMTMEEVAEDHLMELILRSMIQVKQINDNGRVKTFRVHDVIRELAMTTSERENFCRLHDSQESKISRNVQRLSVYNRGKNLRLNKTTSRHLRSLFVFGTDTCSSFSLNAVSSNFKFLRVLALENIPIEKLPNELVDLFNLRYLNLRNTKVKDLPKAIDKLKNLETLDVRHTNLEKLPKRILKLEKLRHLFVCKNCVNRPKNFKFSQGLRVAAGIGTLLSLQSLSYVEAEEGIIKQVGYLTNLKRLDITKVKTCDGPKLCSSIQMMTSLHRLSVTASAEEEELLLEDLVFVPPFLQKLELNGRLKRLPQWFESATNLTHLCLEFSHLQEDFLPSLQKLPSLVFLQIKKAYSGKHLKFIKGGFPKLSKLHLEELLQLDCVEIEEGSLPSLKELALIRCLALKLLPQGIEHITSLQNLQLEEMAEELVESVQIDGSENHKKVQHIHTVNLVL; this is translated from the exons ATGGCAGATGGTGCTGTTAACTACCTTTTAGATAAACTGACGACAATACTTCTTCAAAATGCCTCAGTGTTGGGAAATGCTCGAAATGAAATTGAGAAAATCAAGCTTGAACTAGAAACTATGAAATCCTTCTTAAGAGATGCcgagagaaggaaagaaaggagTGAATCTGTGGAAACTTGGGTGAGGCAGGTAAGAGAAGTGGCAATTGAAGTTGAAAATACAATTGATGAGTTCATATACTACAATGGTACTAAAGCCAAAAAGAATGGGCTCAAAgattttgttcaagaaaccatGAACCTGCCAAGAAAACTCACTGTGATGCGTCGATTATCTTCAGAGATGCAAAGTATCAACGCAAAGGTACTTGAAGTTTCAGAAA aAAGGAGCAAGAGATATGCATTTGATGCCAAATTTGATGAGGAAAGGACCATAAATTTGCCCACTGACTGGTTGCAGCATCTTGGAGAATCATCAGTCTTTGCAGATGAAGATGATATAGTGGGAATTGATGAAAACAAAGCGAGATTATATCATTGGTTGACGGGAAATGAACAGCGACGGACAGTTGTCTCAATTGTTGGCATGGGAGGTTTAGGAAAGACTACTCTGGTGACCAAAGTGTTCAATGATCAAGTGATAAAGCGTCATTTCGATTCTTTAGCATGGATATCTGTGTCCCAAGCTCATCAAATTGAGGGTCTGCTAAGAAGCATGGTCAAAGAATTCCTGAAAACAGAACAAGCAATGATTCCTAGGAATCTTGGATCAATGAATTATCGGCAGCTTATGGAGATGCTTATCGAGTACTTGCATAACAGAAGGTACTTGGTTGTCTTAGATGATGTGTGGAGCATAGATCTGTGGAGTAGAATAAGAGGTGCATTCCCAGTGAATCTTTGTGGAAGTAGAATTGTTTTAACAACAAGAGATGAGAATGTGGCAATGTCTGTTGGACCTGGAAGTAGAGTCCATCGTCTTGAACCTCTCCAAGAACATGATGCTTGGACTCTTTTCTGCACAAAGGCCTTTTGGAACGGGTGTGTTCATCAATGTCCACCAGAGCTTGAAGCATTAGCAAAAGCCATCCTGAGAAAATGTGAAGGGTTGCCTCTTGCAATAGTTGCAATTGGAGGTCTCATGTGTTCAAAAAGCAAGACAGCTATAGAGTGGAAGAAGGTTCATGACAGCCTGAATTGGCAGTTTAGCTACAATCCACTCCTTGAACGAGTGAAGGGCATCCTGATGATGAGTTTCAATGATTTACCTTTCTACCTTAAGTACTGTTTCTTGTATTGCTGTATTTTCCCTGATGGTTATCTGATTAAGAGGAAGAAGCTGATTCGTCTATGGATTGCTGAGGGATTTATCCTAGAAAGGAAAGGGATGACAATGGAGGAAGTAGCCGAGGACCATCTCATGGAACTTATTCTCCGGAGCATGATCCAAGTTAAACAAATCAATGACAATGGAAGAGTGAAGACTTTTCGGGTACATGATGTTATACGAGAGCTTGCAATGACAACCTCAGAAAGGGAGAATTTCTGCAGATTACATGATAGCCAAGAGTCCAAAATCTCAAGAAATGTACAGCGGTTGTCAGTGTATAATAGAGGTAAGAATCTTCGATTAAACAAGACAACATCACGCCATCTTCGCTCGCTATTTGTTTTTGGAACAGATACATGCTCATCATTCTCTCTAAATGCTGTATCATCAAATTTTAAGTTCTTACGGGTCCTTGCTCTCGAAAACATTCCCATTGAAAAACTACCAAACGAATTGGTTGACCTCTTTAATCTTAGGTACTTGAACTTGAGGAACACAAAGGTTAAAGATCTCCCCAAGGCAATAGACAAGCTGAAGAACCTAGAGACGTTGGATGTTAGGCACACCAATTTGGAGAAGTTACCAAAAAGGAtattaaaattagaaaaattgaGGCATCTATTTGTGTGCAAGAACTGTGTCAATCGTCccaaaaatttcaagttttCTCAAGGCTTGCGCGTAGCAGCAGGAATCGGGACCTTACTGAGCTTGCAAAGCCTTTCTTATGTAGAAGCAGAGGAGGGGATAATCAAGCAAGTTGGATATCTTACGAATCTGAAAAGGTTAGATAtcacaaaagtgaaaacgtgtGACGGTCCAAAGCTATGTAGTTCAATCCAAATGATGACAAGCCTCCATCGATTGAGTGTAACTGCAAGTGCAGAAGAAGAGGAACTGCTGTTGGAAGACTTGGTTTTCGTGCCTCCATTTCTTCAGAAGCTAGAATTGAATGGACGCTTGAAGAGGCTGCCTCAGTGGTTTGAATCAGCCACAAACCTGACGCATTTGTGCTTGGAATTTTCTCATCTACAAGAAGATTTTCTTCCATCTCTCCAGAAATTACCAAGTCTGGTCTTCCTTCAAATTAAGAAAGCATACAGTGGCAAGCACTTGAAGTTCATAAAAGGGGGATTCCCTAAGCTCAGCAAATTGCATTTGGAGGAGCTCCTGCAGTTAGATTGTGTAGAAATAGAGGAGGGATCACTTCCCAGCTTAAAAGAACTTGCCTTGATTCGTTGCCTGGCGTTGAAGTTGCTACCACAAGGCATTGAACACATTACCAGCCTACAGAATCTTCAGCTGGAGGAAATGGCAGAAGAACTCGTTGAAAGTGTGCAAATTGATGGAAGTGAAAACCACAAGAAGGTACAGCACATACACACAGTCAAtcttgttttgtaa
- the LOC113771243 gene encoding protein FAR1-RELATED SEQUENCE 5-like: MDCSKLAEDRTPELGMEFNSEEDAYKFYNKYAFKMGFSVRKDYVNKDKDGVTMSRRYSCCKEGVKRKYEGDVMPKRTRAPTKTGCGAKMIIVLLSATMKYRVHDLVLEHNHELHIAQCSHMMPSQRKVSEAQGFQAEISEDAGLSLKQSHELMGNEAAGMENVGYTREDLKRYLRTRRERSLKYGEAGSMLNYFQEQTLENPSFFHAVQLDCEEQITNIFWADAGMLIDYNFFGDVVTFDTTYKTNKEYRSLGVFVGFNQHRQIVIFGAALMYDETIDSFKWVFGTFLEAMCGKRPSTILTDQDHAMAAALSVVMPETFHGLCTFHIRRNFMKHLGNHYKENSDLPYMFGACMYEFEEVEQFNRVWEAMVKKHNLENNEWLSGLYRIRDKWARCMMKERWTAGMRSTQLSESLNAAIKNHLKLDHDLVQFFRHFNRVVDEKRHNELIAEYEMRQKLPMVGLRQTPMFVHASETYSPTIFVAFQNEYGESTAMVILRQQDAGMFVEFTVMRYDGGVERIVVFNRNDVSVRCSCKKYENEGILCGHALKVFDTVGIKIIPPEYVKRRWTKRARAGDCFDRQGWEIVADPKVIVSTRYRELAPAMIKVAARAAMSEDTSKIVITVISDLAKKVELLLSENEGQPLQNPKNLNVEERDKIEIVNEMGEAVVARGIKKRAGGKKSRVKRNWIDKFDRVKRKSRLSRTTQTTVSESEPTSVSVEEHMFMGCRSSTDSVSVHSMSQTVNGPPNAVAPEIDESETVLRLANQGPPGSVPTEWMHPQFSIFSKHNSVRNILMEELVAISTHCDVDQYHVFTPSSQGRNNTQGLQVRVDVASAENEVNE; this comes from the exons ATGGATTGCAGCAAATTGGCAGAAGATCGGACCCCTGAGTTAGGAATGGAGTTCAACAGTGAAGAGGACGCGTACAAGTTTTACAACAAGTACGCCTTTAAAATGGGTTTTAGTGTACGTAAAGACTATGTGAATAAAGACAAAGACGGCGTGACCATGTCTAGGAGATATAGTTGCTGCAAGGAAGGGGTGAAGCGCAAGTACGAAGGTGATGTGATGCCAAAGAGGACAAGAGCGCCGACGAAAACAGGGTGTGGAGCTAAAATGATTATCGTGTTGCTTAGTGCCACAATGAAGTACCGTGTGCATGACCTTGTCTTAGAGCATAACCATGAGTTGCACATTGCTCAATGCTCGCACATGATGCCATCACAAAGAAAAGTGAGCGAGGCTCAAGGATTCCAAGCTGAAATAAGCGAGGACGCTGGGCTTTCATTGAAGCAGAGCCATGAGCTTATGGGAAATGAGGCAGCTGGGATGGAAAATGTGGGATATACTCGGGAAGACCTGAAACGATATCTTCGTACTCGACGGGAAAGGAGTTTGAAATATGGAGAAGCAGGTAGCATGCTGAATTATTTTCAAGAGCAAACACTCGAGAATCCATCATTTTTTCATGCTGTACAGCTGGATTGTGAAGAGCAGATAACGAATATTTTTTGGGCAGATGCAGGAATGTTAATTGACTACAACTTTTTTGGAGACGTAGTCACATTCGACACAAcgtacaaaacaaataaagaataccGGTCACTTGGAGTATTTGTGGGTTTTAACCAACATAGGCAAATTGTGATATTCGGTGCTGCCCTTATGTATGATGAGACTATAGATTCTTTCAAATGGGTATTTGGTACATTTCTAGAAGCAATGTGCGGAAAGCGTCCAAGTACCATACTAACAGACCAAGATCACGCCATGGCAGCCGCTCTATCAGTTGTCATGCCTGAAACATTTCACGGTCTATGTACGTTTCACATAAGGCGCAATTTTATGAAACATCTTGGCAATCACTACAAGGAAAATAGTGATCTGCCATACATGTTTGGTGCCTGCATGTATGAGTTTGAAGAAGTGGAACAATTCAATAGGGTCTGGGAAGCGATGGTGAAGAAACACAatcttgaaaataatgaatggcTCTCCGGATTGTATCGAATTCGTGACAAATGGGCAAGATGCAtgatgaaagaaagatggaCAGCGGGAATGCGAAGCACCCAACTGAGTGAAAGCCTAAATGCAGCAataaaaaatcatttaaaactgGATCATGATCTTGTGCAGTTCTTTAGACATTTCAATCGGGTGGTTGATGAAAAGAGACACAATGAACTGATCGCAGAATATGAAATGAGGCAAAAGCTCCCCATGGTAGGGTTAAGGCAAACACCTATGTTTGTGCATGCATCAGAGACGTATTCACCAACCATATTTGTTGCATTCCAAAATGAGTATGGTGAATCAACAGCTATGGTTATATTGAGACAACAAGATGCAGGGATGTTTGTGGAGTTTACGGTCATGAGGTATGATGGAGGAGTTGAAAGAATAGTGGTATTCAATCGGAATGATGTAAGTGTACGTTGTAGTTGCAAAAAATACGAGAATGAAGGCATTTTGTGTGGGCACGCGTTGAAGGTGTTTGATACCGTGGGTATAAAAATAATTCCTCCTGAATATGTTAAGAGGCGATGGACAAAAAGAGCCCGGGCTGGAGACTGTTTTGATCGGCAAGGATGGGAAATTGTGGCTGATCCAAAAGTAATAGTTTCAACTCGTTATCGGGAGCTCGCTCCAGCCATGATTAAGGTCGCAGCTCGGGCAGCAATGTCGGAGGACACCAGCAAAATAGTAATCACTGTGATATCCGATTTGGCAAAGAAAGTGGAGCTGCTCCTCTCAGAAAACGAAGGGCAACCTTTGCAAAATCCAAAAAATCTGAATGTGGAGGAAcgtgataaaattgaaattgtaaATGAAATGGGAGAGGCAGTAGTCGCAAGAGGCATTAAAAAACGAGCCGGCGGCAAGAAAAGTAGAGTGAAGCGAAATTGGATCGATAAATTTGACagagtaaaaagaaaatctagatTATCAAGGACTACACAGACTACG GTCTCAGAATCAGAGCCGACGTCGGTTTCAGTTGAGGAACACATGTTTATGGGATGTCGTTCATCTACTGACTCTGTTTCG GTGCATTCAATGAGCCAGACTGTGAACGGCCCTCCAAATGCGGTTGCTCCCGAAATTGATGAAAGTGAGACG GTCCTCCGTTTGGCTAATCAGGGGCCTCCTGGAAGTGTCCCTACAGAATGGATGCATCcccaattttctattttttccaaGCATAACTCCGTCAGAAATATCTTAATG GAGGAGCTTGTGGCAATTTCAACACATTGTGATGTTGATCAATATCATGTATTTACACCATCATCCCAG GGAAGAAATAACACCCAGGGATTGCAAGTACGCGTTGACGTAGCCTCCGCCGAGAATGAGGTTAATGAATGA